CGCCTTCCACAGTAGTACGGGGTCTTCCGTGTCAGGCGGACTCCTGATTATCACAAGACCCTCGTGATCTATCTCCAGAATCACATTGGTCAGCGACTCTATTCTTTTCTTGACTCGACCGTTCCGCCCAATAATGACACCCACTCGTTCCGTAGGAATCCGTAACGTTTCAATGTGCATCATCTGTTAGTTCACCAGAATTGACGATCGAGTCAACAATGAGTTGTGGATTGTCAGTTTCGACACCGAGTTTCTTGAAGTATGCAATCACGTTTTGAATGTCACGAAGCAGGAACTGCCTAGCATGCTCGTGGGTTCTGAGTACAGACTGAGACACATCGATGAATACGGGACCATTGCTCCACAGGATGTTGTACTCACTGAGATCCGCGTGGACCAGACCAGCCTCTCTGTAGCCAATCTCCACCATTGAGATGATTTCATCAAACACCTCCGCTGGTGACTCTAATCGAGTATCCCGAAGAAGAGGAGCTGCATTGCCCGAACTGCTGTCACCGATAAACTCCATCACCAGGACGTTCCGCTGAATGTCAAGCGGACGAGGAACACGTA
The sequence above is a segment of the Candidatus Thorarchaeota archaeon genome. Coding sequences within it:
- a CDS encoding serine protein kinase RIO, encoding MKRIETKRRLIESDIERRGMKRRHDDDEFKVVEGVIDPPTLKVLYRLLGRGTLRRIHGVVSAGKESNIYRGEDAEGNAVAIKIYRVVTAQSNYMSEYILGDPRFRHVSRRNRQLIPLWAMKEYKNLQRYSAAGVRVPRPLDIQRNVLVMEFIGDSSSGNAAPLLRDTRLESPAEVFDEIISMVEIGYREAGLVHADLSEYNILWSNGPVFIDVSQSVLRTHEHARQFLLRDIQNVIAYFKKLGVETDNPQLIVDSIVNSGELTDDAH